TGAGAGCAGCCTCCTGGATACTCAAGAGCGAACTGCAGGCCGGCCCCGCATCTGATTTAAAATGATTTCTCTGTGAGATTGCTATAAAACCGTTTAGCTTTCGGGTAATCACACTGAACAAAATTAATAGCAggaaaagtaatttaattatagaGAATTTAGTTTGTTAAAAGAGATCCAGGACAAATAATGATTattggaaaattttataaataaacagatAAATTATCCACTTGGAATCTGCTTCAAATAAAAGGATAATATTAATATCCTCTGAATCTTTGTGGGATAATCTATCAATTTGCAGTaggatttttatatttagaatgaattttatgatttaatttatgattGAAGTTgtgtaatattataaaaatataatttatattttgaatcGAAATAAACAATCATTTGTTTTaagaacaaaataataataaagaccATTATTATATTAACTAAATACCAAATCATACAACGCAGTCAAAGAAAGTTCTATAATCTTCcctaatatttaataaactttttaaaataccTACTTTGTGCTAGTTCCTCCACATTTAAGTatagttttagtttatttCTTCCGAGTGCACTGGCGATGTTCCGCGTTCGTGCCTCTCCCGATCTTGAACttgatgttgctgccgctgcagctCTCCTGGCCTTCTGCCAGGTGGTTCTATGAATGACTATATATCGATGCTCCGGCAGCGCGTGGCTGCGGCTCCCCAGTTCTTGTGCAATCCGCTGGCGGAGAGCAGTTAAAAGACCGAAAGGCGTTAAATTTCGGTTCCGGCTACTCTAGTGCGACCTCCGGGATTTGCCAGTGATTGGTGACGAGATTAAGTCGTGGCGCCGCGTTCTTGGAGGATATATTCAAGATTAATTCGCGGAGTGCTGGGTGACATAACGACTTACAAGTGGCAGCTGAGTGAGAACAGTGGCCAGTGCTCGGTCAGAGAAGCAATGGGCAAATGGACGTTCCCGGAACTGGCACTGGAGACGGAGGTGTCGTAATTCCCCGCCCACCCGAAACCCGCCACCCGCCGGCTTAAATAAAGATAGTCGCTAGCTAGTCCCCGTGCCCCCGAAACTAAATTATCCCACAATTGATAATTGAGCGGAATTGAATTGAATCACAGCCGCACAGTCACAGAGTCACCCGAATCTCGGCGCCCGGTGCCGCACATGGACTCAGTGAGCCGCCGACGCACCTAAGAGTCGGGCACATATCGCATCCAGCCTCCGTTTCCGACAGTAGTTAGTCGCCAACATGCAGAACATCGAACAAATTCTTGCCGAGCTGCAGCGCTTCGCGTGGCCGGACTATGTGGCCTTCGTGGCCATGTTCCTGCTCTGCATCGGCATTGGGATATATTTCGGTTTTATGAACAAGTCTGTCTCCGAGGATGATTACATGCTGGGCGGCCGGAAAATGCTGGTTATACCCATCGCCTTCTCGCTGGTGGCTAGCTTTATATCGGGAATCACGCTGCTCGGGCTGCCCACGGAAGTTTACTCTTATGGCGTTCAGTATCTGTATGTAGCCTGCGGCGTCATCGGAATGGGCGTGGTCATGGGAGTCTTCTATCTGCCCGTCTTCCACGACCTAAACATCACATCTACCTACGAGGTGAGCCCTTTTAAGTCTAGGTAAAGCGTGCTCTATATTCCTTGCGGATCCTTGCAGTACCTGGAAGTTCGTTTCGATCGCAGGCTCCGCCTCTACGGTTCCATTATGTTTGCGGTCATGAATGTGAGTAGATCAGATCAACTTCGTCTAGTACACACCTCACCCATATCCGTCAGGTTGCCTACTTGCCCATCGTGATCTATGTGCCTGCCCTGGCCTTCAACCAGGTTACTGGAATCGGGGTACACACCATTACACCGATTGTGTGCATCATTTGCGTCTTCTACACGAGCTTGGGCGGCCTAAAGGCTGTGGTGTGGACAGACGTAGTCCAGGCGGTGTCCATGCTGGGCGCCCTCTGCCTCGTCGCTATCAAGGGTACTCGAGATATCGGTGGACCAGGAGTGGTGCTGGAACGAGCGTGGAACACGGACCGCCTGGAGGCGCCAGAGTAAATTTTGAGATTTTCAGGATATAGTTAATATCTTTAATATCCCTTCTGTAGCCTTAGTATCGATCCCACCGTGCGTCACACGTTCTGGTGTCTGTTTCTGGGCGGGATCGTCTACTGGACGCAAACGAACGCCGTCTCCCAGAACATGATCCAGCGTTACCTGTCGCTTCCTACCCTAGGGGACGCCCGGAAGGCGCTTTGCATATTCTGCGCCGGCGTGCTTATCCTGATGGCGCTCTGTGGATACAACGGACTTCTTATTTATGCCACCTACCAGAACTGTGATCCCCTCACCACCAAAGTAAGGAAAGCCATCTCCTTTCATAGAAAATAGCTATAATCATTGAATTTTCAGCTGGCCAAGGCTCGAGACCAGCTCCTGCCGCTCTTTGTGATGGAGACCTTGGGTGAACTGCCCGGCATGACTGGTCTATTTATAGCCGGGGTGTTCAGTGCCGCACTGAGCTCCCTGTCCACCTGCCTCAACTCCATGTCGGCCGTGGTCCTTGAGGATTTCGTCAAGCCGTACGTGAAGAAGCCGCTGACCACCACAGCAATTAACTGGATCATGCGCCTGGTGGTCGTCGGAGTGGGTGCCCTGTGCGTGTGCCTGGTCTACGTGGTCGAACACATGGGCACTGTTCTCCAGCTAACCATGAGCCTGGAGGCTATCACCAATGGTCCCCTATTTGGCATCTTCACCATCGGTCTATTTATGCCCTGGATCAATGGAAATGTGAGTACCTTCTGGCAGGTTTCTGTGCTAAGCGgttttttaaggtatttttttAGAGCGCCTTGCTAGGTGGAATAATG
Above is a genomic segment from Drosophila kikkawai strain 14028-0561.14 chromosome 3R, DkikHiC1v2, whole genome shotgun sequence containing:
- the bumpel gene encoding sodium-coupled monocarboxylate transporter 1, with product MQNIEQILAELQRFAWPDYVAFVAMFLLCIGIGIYFGFMNKSVSEDDYMLGGRKMLVIPIAFSLVASFISGITLLGLPTEVYSYGVQYLYVACGVIGMGVVMGVFYLPVFHDLNITSTYEYLEVRFDRRLRLYGSIMFAVMNVAYLPIVIYVPALAFNQVTGIGVHTITPIVCIICVFYTSLGGLKAVVWTDVVQAVSMLGALCLVAIKGTRDIGGPGVVLERAWNTDRLEAPDLSIDPTVRHTFWCLFLGGIVYWTQTNAVSQNMIQRYLSLPTLGDARKALCIFCAGVLILMALCGYNGLLIYATYQNCDPLTTKLAKARDQLLPLFVMETLGELPGMTGLFIAGVFSAALSSLSTCLNSMSAVVLEDFVKPYVKKPLTTTAINWIMRLVVVGVGALCVCLVYVVEHMGTVLQLTMSLEAITNGPLFGIFTIGLFMPWINGNSALLGGIMGVIGMSWVSLNAQWAIASGAINYNTKALNVEQCDYSFNVTTSLVKSSSHLVASAEDIFPLYRISYMWYTTFGASITIVVALLGTLIFGKNNPNKVDPVLLTPCIRKFFSFGSEERMDAYKPDIPLQHKLRPDEVAL